Proteins co-encoded in one Acanthopagrus latus isolate v.2019 chromosome 10, fAcaLat1.1, whole genome shotgun sequence genomic window:
- the LOC119027746 gene encoding uncharacterized protein LOC119027746 has translation MMTLRICLTTISICESLNSVITTCVTAVSVSLVMSDEVSIFILVLNKLLNCGRAEGLDAVLTVKPNWPTLFHRESVTFTCDLTEGKDTDWKYTFTGNGSQLSVCGTEKSCSYKLMKNSSGDYQCTGRHKSRNLTAESKIVSLNVAVNSRPVLTVSPSWLSAGASVTLKCSAEDPSAGWRFYWFKAIPKLPNISYSYELLPGSSSGTEQDSYIVHGQKHTAGYVCRAGRGDPVFYTYYSKPKFVWSGDIHLASLRVSPDRVQHFPSESVSLSCEGNSTEWRMMRFTKAERLSNCSDFGTVNGSTCNVHNFTNNTAVYWCESGSGQFSNAVNITVQNTNIILLSPVHPVTEGHPVTLGCKWRKENLVSNVLFYRNGHLIQNDTRGQLNISEVSKSDEGFHWCEHSGNVSPQSWVAVKLSRPETSSVILPVIIGLVCGMSILLLLWCCCRKSKYLLFARTMLSQKANQNSANQDGSQSKVHPSHQSGADETSDGIYSLIQIKYFGSGERVSPGPTVETVYSEVKLVKNYLVHKTCGHTQEVEKEEDLGFPVHTKQSKRAPMLDVRMRHTLFCVLPLFLLNTPLYCEHTQDAELTLTPNSSYLFNGEIVTFICDMREGPDTDWQYEFNRNGQQIFSFNTNNVHSLQLTPDLSGDYQCTGRHKSSTEFTKQSNNVTLSVSDHRPRPALRADRTGIPVGGAVTLTCSVEGSTGWKYQWFRRTSASDEEMVIADGSGMENLSIAQAGIYWCRGRRGNPVFLTEQSDVFRIEITLPYRTFVTLQHNWTKIFSGEAFAVICQIEGGGDTEWEYEWRTTSSNTPPAHSEYRISHASVSHSGQYWCKGRNDLYSSTEWSVALPLTVSPNKPRPTVTSNRQTIPVDGDETLICSVEDPAEWKYYWFRRASVFSESQLIRDGEPNRAISVSQGGIYSCKGGRGNPVFFTEDSDAVTIEKRLSDKAVVSLQPNWPLIFGGEMITVRCDIHQQTYSELEYFRIDYIDFIEYDNTEWEYEWSSPNSDTVPTSGEYRIRSATVSNSGNYRCMGKLTQDLYSSTEWSDVITLTVSSNRPKAHLSADNRAFSVGDSVTLTCSVKPSTPGWKYFWYRGEKTSEPLSSQLSAGPIRVSEGGVYWCRGGRGDPVYYTEYSDSVTIHKIVTNKAVMTKQPNWSEIYSGESITLRCEIQGGDTEWEYEWTTTSSRQPQNVNEYRITSASLSASEDYWCKGRMRGAQQNSTGWSNSLTLTVSDTPKPVLTVSPSWLSAGASVTLNCRVEDQSAGWRFYWYKTVPDPSHNFYSYELLPGSSSGTEQDSYIVDGQTHTAGYVCRAGRGDPVFYTDYSQPQFVWSADFQSSASLTVSPDRAQHLISDSVSLSCEGNSTEWRVMRLVEGHFASDCTTWGTMTGSTCNMDGWHDDAVYWCETGSGEFSNAVNITTGFHIILVSPVHPVTEGDSVNLVCTLGTEELLSNVTFYKNNELVRNDYSEELNISEVSESDEGFYRCEYSGVMSPESWMSVKSFNSPFPVPLITGLVVGILLIVPLPLLLLCWYRKSKGTCCHRLIMCQGTNQSSATVHTVNQDENQQQVYSSLLHGDFCVYEIISGSGNTGSGERSDECRRHTSQIQLKGLGKRGMHDDSAESSDYSNVNPDSGS, from the exons ATGATGACGCTTAGAATTTGCCTGACTACAATTTCAATTTGTGAATCTTTGAATTCAGTAATAACAACTTGTGTTACGGCAGTTTCTGTCAGTTTGGTCATGTCTGATGAGGTTTCAATCTTTATTTTAGTGCTGAATAAGCTCCTCAACTGTGGACGTGCTGAAG GTCTAGATGCTGTACTGACCGTTAAACCAAACTGGCCCACTTTATTCCATCGTGAGTCAGTTACATTCACATGTGACTTGACAGAAGGAAAGGACACAGACTGGAAATACACCTTCACCGGGAATGGTTCACAACTCAGTGTCTGCGGTACAGAAAAGTCCTGCTCATATAAGctaatgaaaaacagcagcggTGACTATCAGTGCACTGGTCGTCACAAGAGCAGAAATCTCACAGCGGAGAGTAAGATTGTCTCTCTAAATGTCGCAG TGAACAGCCGGcctgtcctcactgtgtctccatcaTGGCTGAGTGCTGGAGCCTCAGTAACTCTGAAATGCAGTGCTGAAGATCCATCTGCAGGATGGAGGTTCTACTGGTTTAAGGCGATTCCTAAACTACCTAACATCTCCTACAGCTATGAGCTGCtacctggcagcagcagtgggactgAACAGGATTCCTACATTGTTcatggacagaaacacacagcaggatatgtgtgcagagctggaCGAGGAGATCCAGTGTTTTATACTTACTACAGCAAACCGAAGTTTGTCTGGTCTGGAG ATATTCATCTGGCATCACTCAGAGTGAGTCCTGACAGAGTGCAACACTTTCCCTCTgagtctgtctctctgagctGTGAGGGAAACTCTACTGAGTGGAGAATGATGAGGTTTACCAAAGCAGAACGTCTGTCCAACTGTTCTGACTTTGGGACGGTGAACGGATCCACATGCAACGTCCATAATTTCACTAACAATACAGCAGTGTACTGGTGCGAGTCTGGATCAGGTCAATTCAGCAATGCAGTCAACATCACTGTGCAAA ATACAAATATCATCCTGCTGAGCCCTGTCCATCCTGTGACTGAGGGTCATCCCGTCACTCTTGGCTGCaaatggaggaaagaaaattTGGTCTCTAATGTTCTCTTCTATCGCAATGGACATCTCATCCAAAATGACACCAGAGGGCAGCTGAATATCTCTGAGGTGTCGAAGTCAGACGAAGGCTTCCACTGGTGTGAACACTCAGGAAATGTGTCACCCCAGAGTTGGGTGGCCGTCAAAT TGTCCAGGCCTGAAACCTCTTCAGTTATTCTGCCAGTGATCATCGGGCTGGTGTGTGGGATGAGtattctcctgctgctgtggtgttGCTGCAGAAAGTCAAAGT ATTTGCTCTTTGCCAG GACAATGCTGTCCCAGAAAGCCAATCAGAACTCTGCGAACCAGGACGGAAGTCAATCTAAAGTGCACCCATCTCATCAAAGCG GTGCCGATGAAACCAGCGATGGCATATACTCTTTGATTCAAATCAAATACTTTGGAAGTGGGG AAAGAGTATCTCCCGGACCAACAGTTGAAACTGTTTATTCCGAAGTCAAACTCG TCAAGAACTATCTTGTGCACAAAACATGTGGCCATACTCAGGAAgtagaaaaagaggaaga TCTTGGTTTTCCTGTTCATACGAAGCAGAGTAAAAGAGCGCCAATGTTGGATGTGAGGATGAGGCACACTTTATTCTGTGTGCTGCCATTATTCT TGCTGAATACACCCCTCTACTGTGAACACACTCAAG ATGCTGAGCTGACCTTAACGCCCAACTCGTCTTATCTATTTAATGGAGAGATTGTTACCTTCATATGTGACATGAGGGAAGGACCTGACACTGACTGGCAGTACGAATTCAACAGGAACGGGCAACAGATTTTCTCCTTCAATACAAACAACGTGCACTCACTTCAGCTGACGCCTGACTTGAGTGGTGATTATCAGTGCACTGGTCGTCACAAAAGCTCAACAGAGTTTACGAAACAAAGCAACAATGTCACTCTATCTGTATCAG ACCACAGACCCAGGCCAGCTCTGAGAGCTGATAGGACAGGTATACCAGTAGGGGGCGCTGTGACACTGACCTGTTCCGTGGAAGGCTCTACTGGCTGGAAATACCAATGGTTCAGACGTACCTCAGCCTCTGATGAAGAAATGGTCATAGCGGATGGGAGCGGAATGGAAAACCTCAGTATCGCACAAGCAGGCATCTACTGGTGCCGGGGAAGACGAGGAAACCCAGTTTTCCTCACAGAGCAAAGTGATGTGTTTCGCATTGAGATAACTT TGCCCTACAGGACCTTTGTGACGCTGCAACACAACTGGACTAAGATATTCAGCGGTGAGGCTTTTGCTGTCATATGTCAGAtcgagggaggaggagacactgaGTGGGAGTATGAGTGGAGAACAACCAgctcaaacacacctccagCACACAGTGAATACAGGATTAGCCACGCTTCTGTTTCCCACAGCGGACAGTACTGGTGTAAGGGTAGGAACGACCTGTACTCCTCTACAGAGTGGAGTGTTGCCCTCCCACTGACAGTATCAC CTAATAAACCCAGGCCGACGGTTACATCCAACCGGCAAACCATACCAGTTGATGGCGATGAAACACTGATCTGCTCTGTTGAGGACCCCGCCGAGTGGAAATACTACTGGTTCAGACGTGCCTCAGTTTTTTCAGAAAGTCAGCTGATTAGGGATGGTGAACCAAACAGAGCTATCAGTGTCTCACAAGGAGGGATCTACAGCTGCAAAGGTGGGAGAGGAAACCCAGTTTTCTTCACAGAGGACAGTGATGCAGTCACCATTGAGAAAAGAC TTTCCGACAAGGCTGTTGTGTCACTGCAACCCAACTGGCCTCTTATATTTGGTGGTGAGATGATCACTGTCAGGTGTGACATACACCAACAGACATACTCTGAGTTGGAGTATTTCAGAATCGATTACATAGACTTTATAGAGTATGATAACACTGAGTGGGAGTATGAATGGAGCAGTCCCAACTCAGACACAGTCCCAACAAGTGGTGAATACAGGATTAGAAGTGCCACCGTGTCCAACAGTGGAAACTACCGGTGCATGGGAAAGCTGACACAGGACTTGTATTCCTCAACTGAGtggagtgatgtcatcacattgACAGTTTCAT CAAACAGGCCAAAGGCTCACCTAAGTGCTGACAACAGAGCCTTTTCAGTAGGTGACAGTGTGACCCTGACCTGCTCTGTGAAGCCATCAACACCTGGTTGGAAATACTTCTggtacagaggagagaaaacatctgaacctctgagctctcaactctcagctggaccaatcagagtctcagagggaggagtctactggtgcagaggaggaagaggagatccaGTTTACTACACAGAGTACAGTGATTCAGTCACTATCCACAAAATTG TTACAAACAAGGCTGTTATGACTAAGCAACCCAACTGGTCTGAGATATACTCAGGAGAGTCCATCACTCTGCGATGTGAGATCCAGGGAGGAGACACTGAGTGGGAGTATGAATGGACAACAACCAGCTCACGCCAACCTCAAAACGTAAATGAATACCGGATTACTTCTGCTTCTCTATCAGCCAGTGAAGACTACTGGTGTAAAGGCAGAATGAGAGGAGCCCAGCAGAATTCAACAGGGTGGAGCAATTCCTTAACATTAACAGTATCTG ATACACCGAAGcctgtcctcactgtgtctccatcaTGGCTGAGTGCTGGAGCCTCAGTAACTCTGAACTGCAGAGTTGAAGATCAATCTGCAGGATGGAGGTTCTACTGGTATAAGACTGTTCCTGATCCATCACACAACTTCTACAGCTATGAGCTGCtacctggcagcagcagtgggactgAACAGGATTCCTACATTGTtgatggacagacacacacagcaggatatgtgtgcagagctggaagaggagatccAGTGTTTTACACTGATTACAGTCAACCTCAGTTTGTCTGGTCTGCAG ATTTTCAGTCATCAGCGTCTCTCACAGTGAGTCCTGACAGAGCTCAACACTTaatctctgactctgtctcactgagctgtgagggAAACTCTACTGAGTGGAGAGTGATGAGGTTAGTTGAGGGCCACTTTGCATCAGACTGCACTACCTGGGGGACAATGACTGGATCTACATGCAATATGGACGGATGGCACGATGATGCAGTGTACTGGTGTGAGACTGGATCAGGAGAGTTCAGCAACGCCGTCAACATCACAACAGGAT TTCATATTATCCTGGTGAGCCCTGTCCATCCTGTTACTGAGGGAGACTCTGTAAATCTTGTCTGCACCTTGGGAACAGAAGAATTACTCTCCAATGTCACTTTCTATAAAAATAACGAACTCGTCAGAAATGACTACAGCGAGGAGCTGAACATCTCTGAAGTCTCAGAGTCAGACGAGGGCTTCTACAGATGTGAATATTCAGGTGTTATGTCACCAGAGAGTTGGATGTCAGTAAAAT
- the LOC119026672 gene encoding Fc receptor-like protein 5: MGHTLLAVLGLFLLNTLLYGHAEGADAVLEVPEFTLFEGDLVTLRCKHRITRRMMTASFYKNGSLIKIDTNHRSSTTGELTVRVSVSDEGWYKCQFADGTESEERELRVKAGTATLTADRTIIPLGGSVTLTCSVEDPAGFRYQWFRQTSDYYSETLLKSEHVPESFRVISQGGKYTCRGQRRERNFVTSDSNAVVIEETVSNRATLTLQPNWPQIFRGETITLRCDIQGGGVNQWMYEWTKDNLNTPPTHNEYRIISATEADSGEYRCKGRRDSYSSTRWSDVITLTVSSNRPKAELRADDRVIPVGGSVTLTCSVKPSSSGWKYFWYRGEKTSEPLSSQLSAGPIRVSEGGVYWCRGGRGDPVYYTEYSDPVTVYKKVPNKAVVTLKPNWSEIYRGERITLRCEIQGGGDNKWTYEWTKNDVNTLSTFSEYRITSATWADGGKYRCMGRRDAYSLTRRSDPFILTVSDKAQSVLTVSPSWLSAGASVTLNCRVKDQSAGWRFYWYKTVPDPSDNFYSYELLPGSSSGTEQDSYIVDGQTHTAGYVCRAGRGDPVFYTDYSQPQFVWSADFHSSASLTVSPDRAQHFTSDSVSLSCEGNSAEWRVRRSPENRYLSDCSTWGTMTGSTCKLKTYWLSDAVYWCESGSGEFSNSVNITIQIFRSMITI, translated from the exons ATGGGGCACACTCTGCTCGCTGTGCTCGGGTTATTCT tgCTGAATACACTCCTGTACGGACATGCTGAAG GTGCTGATGCAGTCCTGGAAGTTCCTGAATTCACTTTGTTTGAAGGAGACTTGGTGACTCTGCGCTGTAAACATCGTATTACAAGACGTATGATGACAGCTTCCTTTTACAAAAATGGATCACTTATTAAAATCGACACAAACCATCGGTCATCCACAACAGGAGAATTGACAGTTCGAGTGTCAGTGTCAGATGAGGGCTGGTACAAGTGTCAGTTTGCTGATGGGACAGAATCTGAAGAAAGAGAGCTGAGAGTGAAAG CAGGTACGgccacactgacagcagacaggacaaTCATACCACTGGGGGGCAGCGTGACACTGACATGTTCTGTGGAGGATCCTGCTGGATTCAGATATCAGTGGTTCAGACAGACCTCAGACTATTATTCAGAAACTTTGCTTAAGTCTGAACATGTTCCTGAATCATTTAGAGTTATCTCACAAGGAGGCAAATacacctgcagaggacagaggagagaacgAAATTTCGTCACATCTGATAGTAATGCAGTCGTCATTGAGGAAACTG TTTCCAACAGGGCCACTTTGACCCTTCAACCCAACTGGCCTCAGATATTCAGAGGAGAGACGATCACCCTCAGATGTGACATCCAGGGAGGTGGAGTTAATCAGTGGATGTATGAATGGACTAAAGACAACTTAAACACACCTCCAACACACAATGAATACAGGATTATCAGTGCTACTGAGGCTGACAGTGGAGAATACAGGTGTAAAGGAAGAAGAGACTCATATTCCTCAACACGGtggagtgatgtcatcacattgACAGTATCAT caaacagaccaAAGGCTGAACTGAGGGCTGATGACAGAGTCATTCCTGTAGGGGGCAGTGTGACCCTGACCTGCTCTGTGAAGCCATCATCATCTGGTTGGAAATACTTCTggtacagaggagagaaaacatctgaacctctgagctctcaactctcagctggaccaatcagagtctcagagggaggagtctactggtgcagaggaggaagaggagatccaGTTTACTACACAGAGTACAGTGATCCAGTCACTGTCTACAAAAAGG TTCCAAACAAGGCTGTTGTGACTCTGAAGCCAAACTGGTCTGAAAtatacagaggagagaggatcaCTCTCAGATGTGAGATCCAGGGAGGTGGAGATAATAAATGGACATATGAATGGACTAAAAATGACGTCAACACACTTTCAACATTCAGTGAATACAGGATTACCAGTGCTACTTGGGCTGATGGTGGAAAATACAGATGTATGGGAAGAAGAGACGCATATTCCTTAACACGGCGGAGTGATCCCTTCATACTGACAGTATCAGACA aagcccagtctgtcctcactgtgtctccatcaTGGCTGAGTGCTGGAGCCTCAGTAACTCTGAACTGCAGAGTTAAAGATCAATCTGCAGGATGGAGGTTCTACTGGTATAAGACTGTTCCTGATCCATCAGACAACTTCTACAGCTATGAGCTGCtacctggcagcagcagtgggactgAACAGGATTCCTACATTGTtgatggacagacacacacagcaggatatgtgtgcagagctggaagaggagatccAGTGTTTTACACTGATTACAGTCAACCTCAGTTTGTCTGGTCtgcag attttcactcaTCAGCGTCTCTCACAGTGAGTCCTGACAGAGCTCAACACTTcacctctgactctgtctcactgagctgtgagggAAACTCTGCTGAGTGGAGAGTGAGGAGGTCACCTGAGAACAGATACCTGTCAGACTGCTCCACCTGGGGGACAATGACTGGATCTACATGCAAACTAAAGACTTACTGGCTCAGTGATGCAGTGTACTGGTGTGAGTCTGGATCAGGAGAGTTCAGCAACTCAGTCAACATCACTATACAGA TTTTTAGGTCCATGATCACCATTTaa
- the LOC119026670 gene encoding Fc receptor-like protein 5 yields the protein MMGLTFLRVLWLFLLNILLHCGHAQDSVLTIEPNWSSFFTGESVTLTCDMREGLEADWYYRIIKDGQDYSPYLTNKIYKLENLITGKSGEYQCFGHYKSSTELKKSTNKVSLTVLDNNVILASPASTMYQGESVTLRCRHRTQRKEKNASFYRDGSLILSNNTVEISVQLLSDSSSYMCKFNEDEESQPIRLKVEPHRPKANLRKDNRAYAGATNVTLTCSVNPSSPGWKYFWYRGKKTSEPLTTQDAFFISNEKISVSQGALYWCRGGRGEPVYYTEYSNSIATNKAVVTLQPSWPEIYYHEMITLKCEIENGGDTEWEYAWILPRSYLPYHDQNEYMIRDAQLSDAGDYRCMGREKSGQSQTKWSDSFSLTPSDKAQSVLTVSPSWLSAGASVTLNCRVKDQSAGWRFYWYKTVPKIFTSYYKYELLPGSSSGTEQDSYIVDGQTHTAGYVCRAGRGDPVFHTDYSQLQFVWSADFHPAASLTVSPDRVQHFIQDSVTLKCDGNSTSWRVMKFSEYGFVSQCSYWGAVTGSTCNTHTSQYINGVYWCESETGQFSNAVNITGQYSEIILVNSVHPVAEGHSVTLGCKLKRETVLSNVDFYKDGQLIQNGTRRELTIPAVSASDEGFYKCKGKDSPHGLQSWTSPESWMSVKSVTRPESSSFPVLWIAGLVGGVLLILLLLLLLLVCLYHRYTKSKESSFIRSQSTNQGSATDHTINQDESLFKEMPSSLYGDAGLYESIKGLEEAEHEESSDATYSSIELRNIGKTTGPEEGTVYLNMKMESAGDDSVMYAQVHCHNKAKKDDRKSSPASADETVYSEVKPGAPLGQ from the exons ATGATGGGACTCACTTTTCTCCGTGTGCTGTGGTTATTCT TGCTAAATATACTCCTGCACTGTGGACATGCTCAAG ACTCTGTGCTGACCATCGAGCCAAACTGGTCCAGTTTCTTTACCGGGGAGTCTGTGACCCTCACATGTGACATGAGAGAAGGACTAGAAGCTGACTGGTATTACAGGATCATCAAGGACGGTCAAGACTATAGCCCTTACTTAACAAATAAGATCTATAAATTAGAAAATCTAATTACTGGCAAAAGTGGTGAATACCAGTGCTTTGGCCATTACAAGAGCTCAactgagttaaaaaaaagtactaaTAAAGTCTCTCTTACTGTATTAG ATAACAATGTCATCCTGGCAAGTCCTGCATCCACTATGTATCAAGGAGAATCAGTGACTCTGCGCTGTCGACATCGGACtcagagaaaggagaagaatgCGTCCTTCTACAGAGACGGATCACTTATCCTGTCAAATAACACAGTTGAAATAAGCGTTCAACTGCTGTCAGATAGCAGCTCATACATGTGTAAATTTAATGAGGATGAAGAATCCCAACCAATACGACTCAAAGTGGAAC CACACAGACCAAAGGCCAATCTgagaaaagacaacagagcCTATGCAGGTGCGACCAACGTGACCCTGACCTGCTCAGTGAACCCATCATCGCCTGGTTGGAAGTACTTCTGGTACAGAGGCAAGAAAACCTCTGAACCGCTGACAACGCAAGATGCTTTCTTCATCTCCAATGAAAAAATCAGTGTCTCACAGGGAGCCCTCTActggtgcagaggaggaagaggagagccgGTTTACTACACCGAGTACAGCAATTCAATCG CAACAAACAAGGCTGTTGTGACGCTGCAGCCCAGCTGGCCTGAGATATACTATCATGAGATGATCACTCTTAAATGTGAAATTGAGAATGGAGGAGACACTGAGTGGGAGTATGCATGGATATTACCCAGGTCATACCTCCCATATCATGATCAGAATGAATACATGATTAGAGATGCTCAGCTGTCAGACGCTGGAGACTACAGGTGTATGGGCAgagagaaaagtggacagtCCCAAACAAAGTGGAGTGATAGTTTCAGTCTGACGCCATCTGACA AAGCCCAGtctgtcctcactgtgtctccatcaTGGCTGAGTGCTGGAGCCTCAGTAACTCTGAACTGCAGAGTTAAAGATCAATCTGCAGGATGGAGGTTCTACTGGTATAAGACTGTTCCTAAAATATTTACCAGCTACTACAAATATGAGCTGCtacctggcagcagcagtgggactgAACAGGATTCCTACATTGTtgatggacagacacacacagcaggatatgtgtgcagagctggaagaggagatccAGTGTTTCACACTGATTACAGTCAACTTCAGTTTGTCTGGTCTGCAG ATTTTCATCCAGCAGCGTCTCTCACAGTGAGTCCTGACAGAGTGCAGCACTTCATCCAAGATTCGGTGACACTGAAGTGTGATGGAAACTCTACTAGTTGGAGGGTGATGAAGTTCAGTGAATATGGCTTTGTGAGTCAGTGTTCCTACTGGGGAGCAGTGACTGGATCCACATGCAACACCCATACGTCACAGTACATTAATGGAGTGTACTGGTGTGAGTCTGAAACGGGACAGTTCAGCAATGCAGTCAACATCACCGGACAGT ACAGTGAAATAATCCTGGTGAACTCCGTCCATCCTGTGGCCGAGGGACATTCTGTCACCCTTGGCTGCAAGTTGAAGAGAGAAACTGTTCTTTCCAATGTGGACTTCTACAAAGATGGACAACTCATCCAAAATGGTACCAGGAGGGAGCTGACCATCCCTGCAGTGTCAGCATCAGATGAAGGCTTCTATAAATGCAAAGGAAAAGATTCACCACACGGTTTGCAGAGTTGGACATCACCAGAGAGCTGGATGTCAGTAAAAT CTGTGACCAGACCTGAAAGCTCCTCATTTCCCGTGCTATGGATTGCTGGACTGGTTGGTGGAGTTTTACTGATTCTTCTcctacttctactactactgGTGTGTCTGTATCACCGCTACACAAAGTCAAAAG AATCATCTTTCATCAG GTCACAGAGCACCAATCAGGGCTCTGCGACGGACCACACGATCAACCAGGATGAATCTCTATTCAAAGAAATGCCTTCTTCTCTCTATG GTGACGCTGGTCTCTATGAATCAATCAAAGGCCTTGAAGAAGCTGAACATG AGGAATCAAGTGATGCCACATATTCGTCAATCGAGCTCAGAAACATTG GGAAGACTACTGGACCAGAGGAGGGCACTGTTTACTTAAACATGAAGATGGAATCAGCTGGAG ATGACAGTGTGATGTACGCCCAGGTTCACTGCCACAATAAAGCCAAGAAAGACGACA GAAAATCAAGTCCTGCTTCAGCGGATGAAACCGTCTATTCTGAAGTCAAGCCAGGAGCACCTTTgg GTCAATAA